From the genome of Haloarcula limicola, one region includes:
- a CDS encoding ABC transporter permease, with protein MVRASVLERFAIAVASTLLALLLGAVIVAASGYDAVEFVTALVYGAFGTISNVAFTLRQTTMLLLTGVAVAIAFRAGVFNIGVQGQFVVGGFATVVTVLFLAPFLPTGVVGGVLLMLLGTAAAMLVGGAYAAIPGVMKAYADANEVITTIMLNFIASGVVFYLVDSHLRPEGASAPNTEQLPSYVDLPGFAFGSSSFSVIGLGVALLTAVVVAFVLGRTRYGYDLVTSGHQAAAAAYAGVDPKRTVVLTMTFSGMVAGLAGAMFAIMILGYYSDPSTFPRFGFDAIAVSLLAANNPLGVIPAALLFGGLDAGGQYIGFTLDVPRQLVDGVVGLVVLFVATPELFRMAGRRTGLGGDEE; from the coding sequence ATGGTCCGCGCCTCCGTCTTAGAGCGGTTCGCCATCGCGGTGGCCTCGACGCTGCTGGCACTCCTCTTGGGAGCCGTGATCGTCGCCGCGTCGGGCTACGACGCCGTCGAGTTCGTCACGGCGCTCGTCTACGGCGCGTTCGGGACCATCTCCAACGTCGCCTTCACGCTCCGGCAGACGACGATGCTCCTCCTCACCGGCGTGGCCGTCGCCATCGCGTTCCGGGCCGGCGTGTTCAACATCGGCGTCCAAGGACAGTTCGTCGTCGGCGGGTTCGCCACGGTCGTCACCGTCCTCTTCCTCGCGCCGTTCCTGCCGACCGGGGTCGTCGGCGGCGTCCTCCTGATGCTACTGGGCACCGCCGCCGCGATGCTCGTCGGCGGGGCCTACGCCGCCATTCCGGGCGTCATGAAGGCCTACGCCGACGCGAACGAGGTCATCACGACCATCATGTTGAACTTCATCGCCTCGGGCGTCGTCTTCTACCTCGTCGACAGCCACCTCCGGCCCGAGGGAGCGTCGGCCCCGAACACCGAGCAACTCCCGTCGTACGTCGACCTCCCCGGCTTCGCCTTCGGCAGTAGCTCTTTCTCGGTCATCGGGCTGGGCGTCGCTCTCCTGACCGCCGTCGTCGTCGCGTTCGTGCTCGGTCGCACCCGCTACGGCTACGACCTCGTCACCAGCGGCCACCAGGCGGCGGCCGCGGCCTACGCCGGCGTGGACCCGAAGCGCACCGTCGTCCTCACGATGACGTTCTCGGGGATGGTCGCGGGCCTCGCGGGCGCGATGTTCGCCATCATGATCCTCGGGTACTACAGCGACCCGAGCACGTTCCCCCGCTTCGGCTTCGACGCTATCGCGGTGAGCTTACTGGCCGCGAACAACCCGCTCGGCGTCATCCCGGCCGCCCTGCTGTTCGGCGGCCTCGACGCCGGCGGGCAGTACATCGGTTTCACGCTCGACGTCCCCCGTCAGTTGGTCGACGGCGTCGTCGGCCTCGTCGTCCTGTTCGTCGCCACGCCGGAGCTGTTTCGGATGGCCGGCCGGCGGACCGGCCTCGGAGGTGACGAGGAGTGA
- a CDS encoding peroxidase-related enzyme (This protein belongs to a clade of uncharacterized proteins related to peroxidases such as the alkylhydroperoxidase AhpD.), protein MDDTGAPMRHFQVPDREDLPDDVRERIDEETDRAGFTPNVFRAMAYRPSHFRAFFEYHDALVEDTELERAEIEMIIVAVSGDNHCLYCVVAHGALLRIHAEAPRLAEQVATNHRTADINEAHEAMLDFAVKLTEHPAAVDESDLERLEEYGFSRRAVWDIGSVAAFFNLSNRLAQLADIRPNEEFYDLGRDADE, encoded by the coding sequence ATGGATGACACGGGAGCGCCGATGCGGCACTTTCAGGTCCCCGACCGCGAGGACCTCCCCGACGACGTGCGAGAGCGAATCGACGAGGAGACCGACCGCGCGGGCTTCACGCCCAACGTCTTCCGAGCGATGGCCTATCGCCCCTCGCACTTCCGGGCGTTCTTCGAGTACCACGACGCGCTCGTCGAGGACACGGAACTCGAACGCGCGGAGATAGAGATGATCATCGTCGCGGTCAGCGGCGACAACCACTGCCTGTACTGCGTCGTCGCTCATGGCGCGCTCCTCCGGATCCACGCCGAGGCCCCGCGGCTGGCCGAACAGGTCGCCACGAACCACCGCACGGCCGACATCAACGAGGCCCACGAGGCGATGCTCGACTTCGCGGTGAAACTGACCGAACACCCGGCCGCGGTAGACGAGAGCGACCTCGAACGACTGGAAGAGTACGGCTTCAGCCGGCGCGCCGTCTGGGACATCGGCAGCGTCGCCGCCTTCTTCAACCTCTCGAACCGATTGGCGCAACTCGCGGATATACGGCCGAACGAGGAGTTCTACGACCTCGGGCGCGACGCCGACGAGTAG
- a CDS encoding halocyanin domain-containing protein — translation MTVFAVSRRQVLQTAAVVGAVGVAGCGGGGSDGGDGGGGSGDGSISAEDYPNVDEWLTETEIGGADDTYDGSLTDHRDNASLTVDVGAEGNDGNFAYAPSAVVVSTGTEIRWNWTGEGNPHNVEALPEEQLGESDYEFSSGEPTGGSGVKYTRTLEEPGVVLYHCEPHLSLGMKGGIAVE, via the coding sequence ATGACAGTATTCGCTGTCTCTCGTCGTCAGGTACTGCAGACAGCGGCCGTCGTCGGTGCCGTCGGCGTGGCCGGATGCGGCGGCGGTGGAAGTGATGGTGGCGACGGTGGAGGCGGAAGCGGCGACGGCTCGATTTCCGCCGAAGACTACCCCAACGTCGACGAGTGGTTGACCGAGACGGAAATCGGCGGCGCGGACGACACGTACGACGGGTCGCTGACCGACCACCGCGACAACGCCAGCCTCACCGTCGACGTGGGTGCGGAGGGCAACGACGGGAACTTCGCGTACGCCCCGTCCGCAGTCGTCGTCTCGACGGGCACGGAGATCCGCTGGAACTGGACCGGTGAGGGGAACCCGCACAACGTCGAAGCGCTGCCCGAGGAGCAACTCGGCGAGTCCGACTACGAGTTCAGTTCGGGCGAGCCGACGGGCGGTTCCGGCGTGAAGTACACCCGGACGCTGGAGGAACCGGGCGTCGTGCTGTACCACTGCGAACCCCATCTCTCGCTGGGGATGAAGGGCGGAATCGCGGTGGAGTAA
- a CDS encoding ABC transporter ATP-binding protein, which translates to MTTENAGQFAVRLDGITKRFGDVVANEGVDLAVESGSVHALVGENGAGKTTLMSVLYGLYRPDAGTISVHGEERRFSSPRDAIDAGVGMIHQHFQLVDTMTVLQNIVLGQEPTSGGLVDQASAREDVKAICDTYGFDVDRYLDTRVEQLGVGVQQRVEIVKSLYRGAETLVLDEPTAVLTPQEVDALFDVMAELTDRGRSLIFITHKLDEAMTAADRITVLRDGKAVGTVDAATTSREELARMMVGRDVLFEVEQRETTPGDVLVDVDDLRVRDDRDLEQVGGVDAEIREGEVLGIAGVEGNGQSELVEALVGLRSVDGGSISFEGTDVTETSRRRRIESGIAYVPEDRQEEGLVQDYTLARNALLGNQTLDPFERGGFLDWSAVRDHADDIIDAYDVQPSDREAEAASLSGGNQQKFIVGRELERDPAFVVASHPTRGVDIGSIEFIHDRLLEMRDRGMGVLLVSSKLDEVQKLSDRIAVMYEGQFVDVVDPDDVTEHDLGLLMTGDSPTDDRSGDGDREVEL; encoded by the coding sequence ATGACAACCGAAAACGCGGGCCAGTTCGCGGTGCGACTCGACGGCATCACCAAGCGGTTCGGCGACGTCGTCGCCAACGAGGGCGTCGACCTCGCCGTCGAATCGGGGTCGGTCCACGCGCTCGTCGGCGAGAACGGCGCGGGAAAGACCACGCTGATGAGCGTCCTCTACGGGCTCTACCGGCCGGACGCGGGAACTATCTCGGTCCACGGCGAGGAGCGCCGCTTCTCCTCGCCGCGGGACGCCATCGACGCCGGTGTCGGCATGATACATCAACACTTCCAGTTGGTGGATACGATGACCGTCCTTCAGAACATCGTGCTCGGTCAGGAACCGACCAGCGGCGGCTTGGTCGACCAGGCCAGTGCGCGCGAGGACGTGAAGGCCATCTGTGACACCTACGGCTTCGACGTCGACCGGTACCTCGATACGCGCGTCGAGCAGCTCGGCGTGGGCGTCCAACAGCGCGTCGAGATCGTCAAGAGCCTCTATCGGGGCGCGGAGACGCTCGTCCTCGACGAGCCGACGGCGGTGTTGACCCCACAGGAGGTCGACGCGCTGTTCGACGTGATGGCCGAACTCACCGACCGCGGGCGCTCGCTCATCTTTATCACGCACAAGCTCGACGAGGCGATGACGGCGGCCGATCGAATCACGGTGCTTCGGGACGGGAAGGCGGTCGGTACCGTCGACGCAGCGACCACCTCCCGCGAGGAACTCGCGCGGATGATGGTCGGCCGCGACGTGTTGTTCGAGGTGGAACAACGCGAGACGACGCCCGGCGACGTGCTGGTCGACGTGGACGACCTCCGCGTGCGCGACGACCGCGACCTCGAACAGGTCGGCGGCGTCGACGCCGAGATACGCGAGGGGGAAGTACTGGGGATCGCCGGCGTCGAGGGGAACGGCCAGTCCGAGCTCGTCGAGGCGCTCGTCGGCCTCAGATCGGTCGATGGCGGATCTATTTCGTTCGAGGGCACCGACGTGACCGAGACGAGCCGCCGCCGCCGCATCGAGTCCGGCATCGCCTACGTCCCCGAGGACAGACAGGAGGAGGGGCTCGTACAGGACTACACCCTCGCACGCAACGCGCTACTGGGCAATCAGACGCTCGACCCCTTCGAGCGCGGCGGCTTCCTCGATTGGAGCGCCGTGCGCGACCACGCCGACGACATCATCGACGCCTACGACGTACAGCCGAGTGACCGGGAGGCCGAGGCCGCGTCGCTCTCCGGCGGGAACCAGCAGAAGTTCATCGTCGGACGGGAGCTAGAGCGCGACCCCGCCTTCGTCGTGGCCTCGCACCCGACCCGCGGGGTCGACATCGGCTCCATCGAGTTCATCCACGACCGGCTGCTTGAGATGCGCGACCGCGGAATGGGGGTCCTGCTCGTCTCCTCGAAGCTCGACGAGGTCCAGAAGCTCTCGGACCGCATCGCCGTCATGTACGAGGGGCAGTTCGTCGACGTCGTGGACCCAGACGACGTGACCGAACACGACCTCGGACTACTGATGACCGGCGACTCACCGACGGACGACCGGTCGGGCGACGGCGACCGGGAGGTCGAACTGTGA
- a CDS encoding NifU family protein produces the protein MSTETEEADDLRERITNFLRRNFPQIQMHGGSAAIEEIDREEGSVTIRLGGACSGCGISPMTIQAIKTRMTKEIPEIEEVVARTGMEQQEGMAGGSGMNPSFPGGDSRGGDVGGDDEGPEAPF, from the coding sequence ATGAGCACGGAGACAGAGGAGGCGGACGACCTGCGCGAGCGCATCACGAACTTCCTGCGCCGGAACTTCCCGCAGATTCAGATGCACGGCGGCAGCGCGGCTATCGAGGAGATCGACCGCGAGGAAGGCAGCGTCACCATCCGGCTGGGCGGTGCCTGCTCGGGCTGTGGCATCTCCCCGATGACCATCCAGGCAATCAAGACGCGCATGACCAAGGAAATCCCCGAGATCGAGGAGGTCGTCGCGCGCACCGGGATGGAACAGCAGGAGGGCATGGCCGGCGGTAGCGGCATGAACCCCTCGTTCCCCGGCGGCGACTCCCGCGGTGGCGACGTCGGCGGCGACGACGAAGGCCCCGAAGCGCCGTTCTGA
- a CDS encoding ABC transporter permease, whose translation MSVTEYANPVRVTVGVGLLVLFVVGGVATLLDLPGAELLTVGAAQRALQAAIPIALAAIGGLYAEKSGVFNIGLEGFMIFGALAAAATASIASGEGAVTQAHLWLGILVAVLVCALLTVVYALLTIRYRADQIVAGLAVWFVALGFGPFTATVIWGGVSSPSLPNVDAITVPVLAEIPVLGRLVFDSSPLLWLTLFLTAAAWVVLYRTRYGYWVQAAGENPQALDTAGVSVNRVRYATVIFSGAMAGLGGAVLSIGIGSGFTGTGVTMVDGRGWIAIVAYLFGNYNPVGAFGAALLFGAMEMLQIQLQTIGIALPGSITELFPYVAVLVVLAAVGYTRMPAAVGEPYETEK comes from the coding sequence GTGAGCGTCACGGAGTACGCGAACCCCGTCCGCGTCACCGTCGGCGTCGGCCTGCTGGTCCTGTTCGTCGTCGGCGGCGTGGCGACCCTGCTCGATCTCCCCGGGGCGGAACTGCTCACCGTCGGGGCCGCACAGCGTGCCTTGCAGGCGGCCATCCCCATCGCGCTGGCGGCCATCGGGGGTCTCTACGCCGAGAAGAGCGGCGTGTTCAACATCGGGCTGGAGGGGTTCATGATATTCGGCGCGCTGGCGGCCGCCGCCACCGCCTCGATCGCCTCCGGTGAAGGTGCGGTCACGCAGGCGCACCTCTGGCTCGGCATCCTCGTCGCGGTACTCGTCTGCGCGCTGCTCACCGTCGTCTACGCGCTGTTGACTATCCGCTATCGGGCCGACCAGATCGTCGCGGGGCTGGCGGTCTGGTTCGTCGCGCTCGGGTTCGGGCCGTTCACCGCGACGGTCATCTGGGGCGGCGTCTCCAGTCCGTCGCTGCCGAACGTCGACGCGATCACCGTCCCGGTCCTCGCCGAAATTCCGGTGCTCGGGCGACTGGTCTTCGACTCCTCGCCGCTGCTGTGGCTCACGCTGTTTCTCACCGCCGCGGCGTGGGTCGTCCTCTATCGCACCCGCTACGGCTACTGGGTGCAAGCCGCCGGCGAGAACCCGCAGGCGCTCGACACCGCCGGCGTCTCCGTCAACCGCGTCCGCTACGCCACGGTTATCTTCTCCGGCGCGATGGCGGGGCTGGGCGGTGCCGTCCTCTCCATCGGCATCGGCAGCGGCTTCACGGGAACCGGCGTGACGATGGTCGACGGGCGGGGCTGGATCGCCATCGTCGCGTACCTCTTCGGCAACTACAACCCGGTCGGCGCGTTCGGCGCGGCGCTGCTGTTCGGCGCGATGGAGATGCTCCAGATCCAGCTCCAGACCATCGGCATCGCGCTCCCGGGCAGCATCACCGAGCTGTTCCCCTACGTCGCCGTGCTGGTGGTGCTCGCCGCCGTCGGCTACACGCGGATGCCCGCCGCCGTGGGCGAGCCCTACGAGACGGAGAAGTGA
- a CDS encoding carbohydrate ABC transporter permease: MATDTQSQARSTDRSLSDRLDAWLAEDMSPKRALGVYAVLGVYMSFLLLPVAYMVMATFTSPDFLYSPRLVPALSELTLQNYVAILSTGLFQQYFINSTIVATATTAITLVVGTLAAYSMSRFEYPGRSGLLFTFLGTQMLPRVLILIPFFLVMFSLNLIDSLLGIVIAHSVLGIPLGTWLLKGYFDDIPESLDEAAKMDGCSHLDILGRIIVPMSLPGITVAGFYTFILSWNDFLFVSILSQTAATRTLPFGLQLFQSQNTVAWELLLTAATVTMIPVVVLFAVFQHWIVEGLASGGMKGT; encoded by the coding sequence ATGGCAACTGACACGCAATCGCAAGCACGTTCGACGGATCGCTCCCTTTCGGACCGACTGGACGCGTGGCTCGCGGAGGACATGTCGCCCAAGCGCGCGCTGGGCGTGTACGCCGTCCTCGGCGTCTACATGTCGTTCCTGCTGCTCCCGGTGGCGTACATGGTCATGGCGACGTTCACGTCGCCGGACTTCCTCTACTCGCCGCGGCTGGTGCCGGCGCTGAGCGAACTGACGCTCCAGAACTACGTCGCCATCCTCTCGACCGGGCTGTTCCAGCAGTACTTCATCAACTCCACCATCGTCGCCACCGCGACGACGGCGATCACGCTGGTCGTCGGGACGCTGGCGGCGTACTCGATGTCCCGGTTCGAGTACCCCGGTCGGAGCGGCCTGCTGTTCACCTTCCTGGGGACGCAGATGCTGCCGCGGGTGCTCATCCTCATCCCCTTCTTCCTGGTGATGTTCTCGCTGAACCTCATCGACTCGCTGCTGGGCATCGTCATCGCCCACTCCGTGCTGGGAATCCCGCTGGGAACGTGGCTGCTCAAAGGCTACTTCGACGACATTCCGGAATCCCTCGACGAGGCCGCGAAGATGGACGGCTGCTCGCATCTGGACATCCTCGGGCGCATCATCGTCCCGATGTCGCTGCCGGGCATCACCGTCGCGGGGTTCTACACCTTCATCCTCTCGTGGAACGACTTCCTGTTCGTCTCCATCCTCTCACAGACGGCGGCGACCCGGACCCTGCCGTTCGGCTTGCAGCTGTTCCAGTCGCAGAACACCGTCGCGTGGGAGCTGCTGTTGACGGCCGCGACGGTCACGATGATCCCCGTCGTCGTGCTGTTCGCGGTGTTCCAGCACTGGATCGTCGAGGGGCTCGCGAGCGGCGGCATGAAGGGTACCTGA
- a CDS encoding carbohydrate ABC transporter permease, whose translation MATSTDTGPTAGGYVEEFRSFLEETWLGYALVLPAVVLMGVIIIFPTLRGIQLAFFEASLLNPEQQTFVGLQNFAQMFADATFQSALWHTVLLTSIAVSLQYLLGLGLALALKEKVPGAGLFRSLSMITWVLPIIVMVIIFRFLTQTGFGPVNVILDSLGMETAAWFGRPGVAFPLVVLMHVWRNTPFYAIALLAAMKSIPETQYEAARLDGAGPLQRFRYITLPQISYVSMIMIVLHVIFTFNNFDIVFLSTGGGPLGNTEVLATYIYKQAFQQYAMGYAASIGVVMLLIMMAFTVVYATLEARD comes from the coding sequence ATGGCAACGAGCACCGACACCGGCCCGACGGCTGGCGGCTACGTCGAGGAGTTCCGGTCGTTCCTCGAGGAGACGTGGCTGGGCTACGCGCTGGTCCTCCCCGCGGTCGTCCTGATGGGCGTCATCATCATCTTCCCGACGCTCCGGGGGATCCAGTTGGCCTTCTTCGAGGCGTCGCTGTTGAACCCCGAGCAACAGACGTTCGTCGGATTACAGAACTTCGCGCAGATGTTCGCCGACGCGACGTTCCAGTCGGCGCTGTGGCACACGGTGTTGCTGACCTCGATAGCCGTCTCGCTGCAGTACCTGCTCGGGCTGGGTCTCGCGCTGGCGCTCAAAGAGAAGGTTCCCGGCGCGGGGCTGTTCCGAAGCCTGTCGATGATCACGTGGGTGTTACCCATCATCGTGATGGTCATCATCTTCCGATTCCTGACTCAGACCGGGTTCGGCCCGGTCAACGTCATCCTCGACAGCCTCGGAATGGAGACGGCCGCGTGGTTCGGCCGGCCGGGCGTGGCGTTCCCGCTCGTCGTGCTGATGCACGTCTGGCGGAACACGCCGTTCTACGCCATCGCGCTGCTGGCGGCGATGAAGTCGATCCCGGAGACCCAGTACGAGGCCGCGCGGCTCGACGGGGCCGGTCCGCTCCAGCGGTTCCGCTACATCACGCTCCCGCAGATCTCGTACGTGTCGATGATCATGATCGTGTTGCACGTCATCTTCACGTTCAACAACTTCGACATCGTCTTCCTCTCGACGGGGGGCGGCCCGCTGGGCAACACCGAGGTGCTCGCGACGTACATCTACAAACAGGCCTTCCAGCAGTACGCGATGGGCTACGCCGCGAGCATCGGCGTCGTGATGCTGCTCATCATGATGGCCTTCACCGTCGTGTACGCCACCCTGGAGGCGCGTGACTGA
- a CDS encoding ABC transporter substrate-binding protein: protein MSDSSSPGLSRRSLVKAIGVGATAGLAGCGGGGDGAADEMGADGGSGSGTGTEGSGGGGSGNYVLFWNYAFPNDGSPPVWKETFQENFKQRSDTPLEMGRFSYEDLRQKFLTGARTGKPDAIEGVLSHLTEYVKAGHLTALGDWAEGLEFYDGYVDSTIEALTYRGKLYGLPYNGNARAFITRKDVLDELGQDVPQSASAFHEVGRMINSEYDDMWAYHNCTKDGSVRAFQEWMSHVYQHTDQLYVPDGESWKLNVEADALGQIFDNWYYQIYAAEDPVGNPDQLGTGWQVNDPGYINGNFAFIECGTWLRSWTTGDNINDSELAEKILNERTRVAHLPRGEGASKGTFLEVKPVMVNSHSDQQEAAKEVVASFASPSTLKAMGEDAKGNGMTPVHEDVESTITNESWRPFTDVFETGRALAKIGWGPVRQPFYKHMQEVAYGRTDPYKAGKQFHDELKNLESEL from the coding sequence ATGTCAGACAGTAGTTCCCCTGGACTCAGCAGACGCTCGCTCGTGAAAGCCATCGGCGTCGGAGCCACCGCCGGACTCGCCGGCTGTGGTGGCGGCGGCGACGGTGCGGCCGACGAGATGGGTGCCGACGGCGGAAGCGGGAGCGGTACCGGCACCGAGGGTAGCGGCGGCGGCGGAAGCGGCAACTACGTCCTCTTCTGGAACTACGCCTTCCCGAACGATGGGTCGCCGCCCGTCTGGAAAGAGACGTTCCAGGAGAACTTCAAGCAGCGCTCGGACACACCCCTCGAGATGGGCCGGTTCTCCTACGAGGACCTCCGACAGAAGTTCCTCACCGGCGCTCGGACCGGCAAGCCGGACGCCATCGAGGGGGTCCTGAGCCACCTCACCGAATACGTCAAGGCGGGCCACCTCACTGCATTGGGCGACTGGGCCGAGGGGCTGGAGTTCTACGACGGCTACGTCGACAGCACCATCGAGGCCCTGACCTACCGCGGGAAACTGTACGGCCTCCCGTACAACGGGAACGCTCGCGCGTTCATCACTCGGAAGGACGTCCTCGACGAACTCGGTCAGGACGTCCCCCAGTCGGCCTCGGCGTTCCACGAGGTCGGCCGGATGATAAACAGCGAGTACGACGACATGTGGGCCTACCACAACTGCACCAAGGACGGCAGCGTCCGGGCGTTCCAGGAGTGGATGTCCCACGTCTATCAGCACACCGACCAGCTGTACGTCCCCGACGGCGAGTCCTGGAAGCTCAACGTCGAGGCCGACGCGCTCGGACAGATATTCGACAACTGGTACTACCAGATCTACGCCGCCGAGGACCCGGTCGGCAACCCCGACCAGCTCGGAACCGGGTGGCAGGTCAACGACCCCGGCTACATCAACGGGAACTTCGCGTTCATCGAGTGCGGGACGTGGCTCCGCTCGTGGACCACCGGCGACAACATCAACGACAGCGAACTGGCCGAGAAGATCCTGAACGAGCGGACGCGGGTGGCCCACCTGCCTCGGGGCGAAGGTGCCTCGAAGGGGACCTTCCTCGAAGTCAAGCCGGTGATGGTCAACAGTCACTCCGACCAGCAGGAGGCAGCGAAGGAAGTCGTGGCGTCGTTCGCCTCGCCGTCCACGCTGAAAGCGATGGGCGAGGACGCGAAGGGGAACGGCATGACGCCGGTCCACGAAGACGTGGAATCGACCATCACCAACGAGAGCTGGCGGCCGTTCACTGACGTCTTCGAGACGGGTCGCGCGCTGGCGAAGATCGGCTGGGGGCCGGTCCGGCAGCCGTTCTACAAGCACATGCAGGAAGTCGCCTACGGCAGAACCGACCCGTACAAGGCCGGCAAACAGTTCCACGACGAGCTGAAGAACCTCGAAAGCGAGCTCTGA